The Polyodon spathula isolate WHYD16114869_AA chromosome 23, ASM1765450v1, whole genome shotgun sequence genome has a window encoding:
- the LOC121298049 gene encoding histone H1.10 — protein sequence MSAEVQETAPAVAAEEAPAAPEKKSRALAGKKPKTKPASSASSPAKKKKSSKKTQPGKYSILVVEALRKLGERSSSLAKIYNEAKKTPWFDQQNGRTYLKYSIKALVQNDSLIQVKGTGANGSFRLNKKKLDALDKKRSASKTAPPAKKQPATAAKKQQPAEKKAKAKTPPLKKDKKPKAGPAAAKKKPAKAGASSAVAKPKKAKASSGSAAKKAAKPRVPKVLKPKKA from the coding sequence ATGTCTGCCGAGGTCCAAGAAACCGCCCCAGCCGTGGCAGCCGAGGAGGCTCCGGCGGCGCCAGAGAAGAAGTCTAGGGCGCTGGCGGGCAAGAAACCCAAGACCAAGCCCGCATCGTCCGCTTCTTCTCCGGCCAAGAAAAAAAAGTCCAGCAAGAAGACCCAGCCGGGCAAGTACAGCATCCTGGTGGTGGAGGCGCTGAGGAAACTGGGAGAGAGGAGCTCATCCCTGGCGAAGATCTACAACGAAGCCAAAAAGACCCCCTGGTTCGACCAGCAGAACGGGAGGACCTACCTGAAATACTCCATCAAGGCGCTGGTGCAGAACGACTCCCTGATCCAGGTGAAAGGCACCGGGGCGAACGGCTCTTTCAGGCTGAACAAGAAGAAGCTAGATGCGCTGGATAAGAAGCGATCCGCCAGCAAGACCGCCCCTCCTGCCAAGAAGCAGCCAGCAACGGCGGCCAAGAAGCAGCAGCCAGCCGAGAAGAAAGCCAAAGCGAAGACTCCGCCGCTCAAGAAGGACAAGAAGCCCAAAGCCGGCCCGGCTGCAGCGAAGAAGAAGCCGGCCAAAGCTGGAGCCTCGTCCGCCGTCGCCAAGCCCAAGAAAGCCAAGGCGAGCAGCGGCAGCGCAGCCAAGAAAGCGGCAAAGCCCCGCGTCCCGAAAGTACTCAAGCCTAAGAAAGCGTAA
- the LOC121298087 gene encoding ras-related protein rab7-like translates to MTSRKKVLLKVIILGDSGVGKTSLMNQYVNKKFSNQYKATIGADFLTKEVMMDDRLVTMQIWDTAGQERFQSLGVAFYRGADCCVLVFDVTAPNTFKTLDSWRDEFLIQASPRDPENFPFVVLGNKIDLENRQVTTKKAQAWCQSKNNIPYFETSAKEAINVEQAFQTIARNALKQETEVELYNEFPEPIKLDKNERAKPSAESCSC, encoded by the exons ATGACGTCCAGAAAGAAAGTTTTGCTGAAGGTGATCATCCTGGGAGACTCTGG TGTAGGCAAGACCTCCCTCATGAACCAGTATGTTAATAAGAAGTTCAGCAACCAGTACAAAGCCACAATAGGAGCCGACTTCCTAACAAAGGAGGTGATGATGGACGACAGGCTGGTCACAATGCAG ATCTGGGACACGGCTGGCCAGGAGCGGTTCCAGTCGCTGGGCGTTGCGTTCTATCGGGGGGCAGACTGCTGCGTGCTGGTGTTTGATGTGACGGCTCCAAACACCTTCAAGACGCTGGACAGCTGGAGAGATGAGTTCCTGATCCAGGCCAGCCCCCGGGACCCAGAGAACTTCCCCTTCGTAGTGCTGGGGAACAAGATTGACCTGGAGAAcagacag gtcaccACAAAAAAGGCCCAGGCGTGGTGTCAGAGCAAAAACAATATCCCGTACTTTGAAACCAGTGCCAAGGAGGCAATCAATGTGGAGCAGGCTTTCCAAACCATCGCCAGGAACGCACTCAAACAG gagACGGAAGTGGAGCTGTACAATGAGTTTCCAGAGCCGATCAAACTGGACAAGAATGAGCGAGCGAAGCCTTCTGCGGAGAGCTGCAGCTGCTGA